A genomic window from Salvia miltiorrhiza cultivar Shanhuang (shh) chromosome 5, IMPLAD_Smil_shh, whole genome shotgun sequence includes:
- the LOC130986152 gene encoding salviol synthase-like, with protein MEIQIPSLLLCISFLFFTLILLKFGSKQKSNAKFPPGPWKLPLIGNIHNLVGDVPHRALHQLAQKFGPMMGLQLGELSVVVISSADAAKQIMKTHDINFASRPPIIAAEIISYGCTSITFSPHSDYWRQLRKLCTLELLSNKRVQSFRSLREKVFADLSRWIASMEGSSINLTAELYNSTYALISRATLGDHTTEHEALLPILKEVIEISAGFDIAELFPSVKVLQGVSGLRRRIMVLHKEADKILEDVVRQHRGVKVEEHEDLLDVLLRVEEEGLELPLTTDNIKSVLVDMLGAGSETSATTMDWVMAEMLKNPRVLEKAQEEVRKVFDEEGFVDESRIPQLKYMKAVVKETLRMHPPLPLLLPRKCGETCEVNGYEIRAETKIIVNAWAVNRDPKCWEDAHSFKPERFMDNMVDYRGNHFEYIPFGAGRRMCPGMTFGLANVELPLAMFLYHFDWKLGGGMKPQEMDMADGTGVTSRRIKDLCVVPVIKRPLPIN; from the exons ATGGAGATCCAAATTCCATCTCTGTTGCTATGCATCTCATTCTTGTTCTTCACTCTCATACTCTTGAAATTCGGAAGCaaacaaaaatcaaatgcaAAATTTCCCCCGGGGCCATGGAAGCTGCCCTTGATCGGAAACATACACAATCTGGTGGGCGATGTTCCTCATCGCGCGCTTCACCAGCTTGCCCAGAAGTTCGGTCCCATGATGGGCCTTCAGCTTGGTGAACTATCTGTTGTCGTCATTTCCTCAGCTGATGCTGCTAAGCAGATAATGAAAACTCACGACATCAACTTCGCGTCGCGGCCTCCCATCATAGCAGCGGAGATAATCAGTTATGGGTGCACCAGCATCACCTTCAGCCCTCACTCCGATTACTGGAGGCAGCTCCGCAAACTCTGCACGTTGGAGCTTCTCAGCAACAAACGTGTTCAGTCGTTCCGATCGCTGCGAGAGAAAGTGTTCGCTGATCTCAGCCGGTGGATTGCGTCCATGGAGGGGTCGTCCATCAATCTCACGGCGGAGCTCTACAACTCCACTTACGCTCTTATTTCACGAGCCACACTTGGCGACCACACTACGGAACATGAGGCTTTGCTACCGATTCTCAAAGAGGTGATTGAAATATCTGCGGGATTTGATATAGCTGAATTGTTTCCTTCCGTCAAAGTGCTTCAAGGGGTGAGTGGATTGAGGAGGAGAATTATGGTTTTGCACAAAGAAGCGGATAAGATACTTGAAGATGTAGTCCGTCAGCATAGAGGTGTGAAGGTGGAGGAGCATGAAGATTTGTTGGATGTTCTTCTCAGAGTTGAGGAAGAAGGACTTGAACTTCCTCTTACAACGGACAATATCAAGTCTGTTCTCGTG GATATGTTGGGTGCTGGAAGCGAGACATCAGCGACAACAATGGATTGGGTGATGGCTGAAATGCTGAAAAATCCAAGAGTCCTTGAAAAGGCACAAGAAGAGGTGAGGAAGGTATTTGATGAAGAGGGATTCGTTGACGAATCGCGCATTCCTCAACTCAAGTATATGAAGGCAGTAGTGAAGGAGACACTGAGGATGCATCCGCCGCTGCCTCTTTTACTCCCAAGAAAATGCGGCGAAACATGTGAGGTGAATGGATATGAGATAAGGGCAGAGACCAAAATCATAGTGAATGCATGGGCTGTGAACAGAGACCCCAAATGTTGGGAAGATGCACACAGCTTTAAACCAGAGAGATTTATGGATAATATGGTGGATTACAGGGGAAACCATTTTGAATATATCCCATTTGGTGCGGGAAGGAGAATGTGCCCTGGCATGACGTTCGGATTGGCCAACGTTGAGCTGCCGCTGGCAATGTTTCTGTATCATTTCGATTGGAAATTAGGTGGTGGGATGAAACCTCAAGAGATGGATATGGCTGACGGGACTGGCGTCACATCTAGAAGGATCAAAGATCTGTGTGTTGTTCCTGTTATCAAAAGACCTTTGCCTATTAATTAA